Proteins from one Streptomyces sp. 840.1 genomic window:
- a CDS encoding zinc-dependent alcohol dehydrogenase family protein: MRAAIIESVGKVSVETVPDPTPGPRDVVVAVKACGLCGTDLHILQGEFAPALPIIPGHEFAGEIVETGSEVTELAIGDKVAVDPSLHCHECHYCRSGRGNLCDNWNAIGVSKPGGAAEFAVAPVANCVKLPDHVDVRTAALIEPLSCAVRGYDVLSSTLGAKVLIYGSGTMGLMMLELAKRTGAASVDILDVNPDRLTTAVKLGVSRSAASADELETVRGWDVVVDATGNAGAIQDGLGRVAKGGTFLQFGVADYATTAVIEPYRIYNQEITITGSMAVLHSYERAAALFAGGVIDPAVFISDRLPLEQYPAALERFKAGQGRKIVVEP, from the coding sequence ATGAGGGCTGCGATCATCGAATCCGTCGGCAAGGTGTCGGTCGAGACCGTCCCCGACCCCACCCCCGGCCCCCGGGACGTCGTCGTCGCGGTCAAGGCCTGCGGACTCTGCGGCACCGATCTGCACATCCTCCAGGGCGAGTTCGCACCCGCGCTGCCGATCATTCCGGGGCACGAGTTCGCCGGTGAGATCGTGGAGACCGGCTCGGAGGTGACCGAGCTGGCCATCGGTGACAAGGTCGCCGTCGATCCGTCGCTGCACTGCCACGAGTGCCACTACTGCCGCAGCGGACGCGGGAACCTCTGCGACAACTGGAACGCGATCGGGGTCAGTAAGCCCGGCGGGGCCGCCGAGTTCGCCGTCGCCCCGGTGGCGAACTGCGTCAAGCTCCCCGACCACGTGGACGTGCGCACCGCGGCGCTGATCGAGCCGCTCTCCTGCGCGGTGCGCGGCTACGACGTGCTCAGCTCCACGCTGGGCGCCAAGGTGCTCATCTACGGTTCCGGCACCATGGGGCTGATGATGCTGGAGCTGGCCAAGCGCACCGGCGCCGCGTCCGTCGACATCCTGGACGTCAACCCGGACCGGCTGACCACCGCCGTCAAGCTCGGCGTCTCGCGTTCGGCCGCCTCGGCGGACGAGCTGGAGACGGTACGGGGCTGGGACGTCGTCGTCGACGCCACCGGTAACGCGGGCGCCATCCAGGACGGTCTCGGCCGGGTCGCCAAGGGCGGCACGTTCCTGCAGTTCGGCGTCGCGGACTACGCGACGACCGCCGTCATCGAGCCCTACCGGATCTACAACCAGGAGATCACGATCACCGGCTCGATGGCCGTGCTGCACAGCTACGAGCGGGCCGCCGCGCTGTTCGCCGGGGGAGTCATCGACCCCGCGGTCTTCATCAGCGACCGGCTGCCGCTGGAGCAGTACCCGGCAGCCCTGGAGCGGTTCAAGGCCGGCCAGGGCCGCAAGATCGTGGTCGAGCCGTGA
- a CDS encoding carbohydrate ABC transporter permease: MTALTAPQAAPTVRAEHARTVRRGRRRSTVLGLVAWIVGIAFCAPALWMLLTSFHSEADAATNPPSLGAPLTLDGYRVFFGAGGGASPWPPLINSVTASVFSTLFVLVLALPAAYALSIRRVEKWTDVMFFFLSTKMLPVVAGLLPVYLFAKNTGMLDNIWFLVILYTSMNLPIAVWMMQSFLADVPVSIIEAAQVDGARLPTVLARVVAPVAAPGIAATSLICFIFSWNELLFARVLTGVTAQTAPVFLTSVVTSQGLFLAQLCAASVVVSLPVLAAGFAAQDKLVQGLSLGAVK, translated from the coding sequence ATGACTGCCCTGACCGCTCCGCAGGCCGCCCCGACCGTCCGCGCCGAGCACGCACGCACGGTACGCAGGGGCAGGCGACGCTCCACCGTCCTCGGGCTGGTCGCCTGGATCGTCGGCATCGCCTTCTGCGCCCCCGCACTCTGGATGCTGCTCACCTCGTTCCACTCGGAGGCCGACGCCGCGACCAACCCCCCGTCGCTCGGCGCGCCCCTCACCCTCGACGGCTACCGGGTCTTCTTCGGCGCCGGCGGAGGCGCCAGCCCCTGGCCGCCGCTGATCAACTCCGTGACCGCGTCGGTCTTCTCCACGCTCTTCGTGCTCGTACTCGCGCTCCCCGCCGCGTACGCGCTCTCCATCAGGCGGGTGGAGAAGTGGACGGACGTGATGTTCTTCTTCCTGTCCACGAAGATGCTGCCGGTCGTCGCGGGTCTGCTGCCGGTGTACCTGTTCGCCAAGAACACCGGGATGCTGGACAACATCTGGTTCCTCGTCATCCTCTACACGTCGATGAACCTGCCGATCGCGGTCTGGATGATGCAGTCGTTCCTGGCCGATGTGCCGGTGTCCATCATCGAGGCCGCACAGGTCGACGGGGCCCGGCTGCCCACCGTGCTGGCCAGGGTGGTGGCGCCGGTCGCGGCACCCGGCATCGCGGCCACCTCGCTCATCTGCTTCATCTTCAGCTGGAACGAACTGCTCTTCGCCCGGGTGCTCACCGGGGTGACGGCCCAGACCGCCCCCGTCTTCCTGACGAGCGTCGTCACCAGCCAGGGACTCTTCCTCGCCCAGCTGTGCGCCGCGTCCGTCGTCGTGTCCCTGCCGGTGCTCGCCGCCGGCTTCGCCGCCCAGGACAAACTCGTCCAGGGCCTTTCTCTTGGAGCTGTCAAATGA
- a CDS encoding DeoR/GlpR family DNA-binding transcription regulator codes for MDTDERRREILKIARREGSVDVTALAGTLQVAKETVRRDLHILEEHGLVRRTHGGAYPVESAGFETTLAARTSRLVPQKSRIAAAAADLLGDAETVFVDEGYTPMLVAEALPRDRPLTVVTASLAVATALADAEKTTVLLLGGRLRGSTMATVDHWTTRMLAGFVIDLAYVGANGISREYGLTTPDPAVSEVKAQAMRSSRRRVFAGIHTKFGAVSFCRFAEVGDFESIVTDTGLASAEAQRYSRLGPQVIRA; via the coding sequence GTGGACACCGACGAGCGCCGACGAGAGATCCTCAAGATTGCCCGACGCGAAGGATCGGTGGACGTAACCGCACTGGCCGGGACGCTCCAGGTGGCCAAGGAAACCGTCCGGCGTGATCTGCACATCCTGGAGGAGCACGGACTGGTGCGCCGCACCCACGGCGGCGCCTATCCCGTGGAGAGCGCGGGCTTCGAGACGACGCTGGCTGCCCGCACCAGCCGTCTCGTCCCCCAGAAGTCCAGGATCGCGGCGGCCGCGGCCGACCTCCTCGGCGACGCGGAGACGGTCTTCGTCGACGAGGGCTACACGCCCATGCTCGTCGCGGAGGCACTGCCCAGGGACCGGCCCCTGACCGTGGTCACCGCCTCCCTCGCCGTCGCGACCGCTCTCGCCGACGCGGAGAAGACCACCGTGCTGCTCCTCGGCGGCAGGCTGCGGGGTTCCACGATGGCCACCGTCGACCACTGGACGACCCGGATGCTCGCCGGATTCGTCATCGACCTGGCCTACGTCGGGGCGAACGGCATCTCCCGCGAGTACGGGCTGACCACGCCCGACCCGGCCGTGAGCGAAGTGAAGGCCCAGGCCATGCGCAGCAGCCGGCGCCGGGTCTTCGCCGGCATCCACACCAAGTTCGGCGCCGTGAGCTTCTGCCGCTTCGCCGAGGTCGGTGACTTCGAGTCGATCGTCACCGATACGGGTCTGGCCTCCGCCGAGGCCCAGCGCTACTCACGTCTGGGCCCACAGGTCATCCGCGCCTGA
- a CDS encoding sugar ABC transporter substrate-binding protein: MLHLQQRRSRLSVRLGTGAALTALLAGCSGAGGGSASGDKDSINVLMVNNPQMVQLQKLTAANFTKETGIEVHFTVLPENDVRDKITQDFSNQAGQYDVATISNFEVPFYAKNGWLHPLDEYTAKDKAFDQKDILKPLQESLTAQDGKLYAEPFYGESSFLMYRKDVFAEKNLKMPAKPTWQQVADLAAKADGAKSGMKGICLRGLPGWGEVIAPLTTVVNTMGGTWFDKDWNARLDSPEFKKAVQFYVDLVKKHGEAGAPQSGYAECLNNMTQGKTAMWYDATAGAGSLEAAGSPVRGKVGYVAAPVEKTDTSGWLYTWAWGMQKASKKTDSAWKFISWASGKDYENLVGKKVGWPDVPAGKRASTYSNKDYLKDASAFASVTQQAIAGANPRDPGTQPRPTVGIQFVDIPEFTDLGTKVSQEISSAIAGRQSVSDALKASQALAEKVGKEQK; encoded by the coding sequence ATGCTCCACCTTCAGCAACGCCGAAGCAGGCTGAGTGTGCGACTGGGCACCGGAGCCGCCCTCACGGCCCTGCTCGCCGGGTGCAGCGGCGCGGGCGGCGGCAGTGCGTCCGGCGACAAAGACTCGATCAACGTACTCATGGTGAACAACCCGCAGATGGTGCAGCTGCAGAAGCTCACCGCGGCCAACTTCACCAAGGAGACCGGCATCGAGGTGCACTTCACGGTGCTGCCGGAGAACGACGTGCGCGACAAGATCACCCAGGACTTCTCCAACCAGGCGGGCCAGTACGACGTCGCCACCATCAGCAACTTCGAGGTGCCGTTCTACGCGAAGAACGGCTGGCTGCACCCGCTCGACGAGTACACGGCGAAGGACAAGGCCTTCGACCAGAAGGACATCCTGAAGCCGCTCCAGGAATCCCTCACCGCGCAGGACGGCAAGCTCTACGCCGAGCCGTTCTACGGAGAGTCCTCCTTCCTCATGTACCGCAAGGACGTCTTCGCCGAGAAGAACCTGAAGATGCCGGCCAAGCCCACCTGGCAGCAGGTCGCCGACCTGGCGGCCAAGGCGGATGGCGCCAAGAGCGGCATGAAGGGCATCTGCCTGCGCGGCCTGCCCGGCTGGGGCGAGGTCATCGCACCGCTGACCACCGTCGTCAACACCATGGGCGGCACCTGGTTCGACAAGGACTGGAACGCCAGGCTCGACTCTCCCGAGTTCAAGAAGGCCGTCCAGTTCTACGTCGACCTGGTGAAGAAGCACGGCGAAGCGGGCGCTCCCCAGTCCGGCTACGCCGAGTGCCTCAACAACATGACGCAGGGCAAGACGGCCATGTGGTACGACGCCACCGCAGGCGCCGGATCGCTGGAGGCCGCCGGCTCCCCGGTCAGGGGCAAGGTCGGATACGTCGCCGCGCCCGTCGAGAAGACCGACACCTCCGGCTGGCTCTACACCTGGGCCTGGGGCATGCAGAAGGCCTCCAAGAAGACCGACAGCGCCTGGAAGTTCATCTCCTGGGCCTCCGGCAAGGACTACGAGAACCTCGTCGGCAAGAAGGTCGGCTGGCCCGACGTCCCCGCGGGCAAGCGCGCCTCGACGTACTCCAACAAGGACTACCTGAAGGACGCCTCCGCGTTCGCGAGCGTCACCCAGCAGGCCATCGCCGGCGCGAACCCGCGTGACCCCGGAACCCAGCCCCGGCCGACCGTCGGCATCCAGTTCGTCGACATCCCGGAGTTCACCGATCTGGGCACCAAGGTCTCGCAGGAGATCAGCTCCGCGATCGCCGGCCGCCAGTCGGTGTCCGACGCCCTGAAGGCCTCGCAGGCACTCGCCGAAAAGGTCGGCAAGGAGCAGAAGTGA
- a CDS encoding PfkB family carbohydrate kinase: protein MSGGPDAVLVMGEALIDLVPSPDDPGTHRAQPGGAPANVAAGLARLGTPSWFAGGLGGDGFARLIEERLVSAGTRLDLCARSELPTALAVADPGPDGTGYHFHLQDTATFRLPERTADVGRFGAVYAGGLAAVVAPAAEAVAATARASAGHGVLVVDPNVREDRTLDSGSAVRRLRELCALAGILKVSDEDVSALWPGAAPEDTCERLAAENRLVVLTRGPAGSTAFGREFGRVSVPAVRVEVVNTIGAGDAFMAGTLNWLGDAKAFGGGAVRLSREGAAEMLTFASRVAASVVARSGTEPSRPGAGPGR from the coding sequence GTGAGCGGTGGGCCCGATGCCGTCCTCGTGATGGGCGAGGCGCTCATCGACCTGGTGCCGTCCCCGGACGATCCGGGGACCCACCGGGCCCAGCCCGGCGGCGCACCCGCCAACGTCGCCGCCGGGCTGGCTCGGCTGGGCACTCCCAGCTGGTTCGCGGGAGGGCTCGGCGGTGACGGGTTCGCCCGCCTGATCGAGGAGCGGCTGGTCTCCGCGGGAACTCGGCTGGATCTGTGCGCCCGTTCGGAGCTGCCCACCGCACTCGCGGTCGCCGACCCGGGCCCGGACGGCACCGGCTACCACTTCCACCTGCAGGACACCGCCACCTTCCGGCTGCCGGAGCGCACGGCCGACGTGGGCCGCTTCGGCGCCGTGTACGCGGGCGGGCTCGCCGCGGTCGTCGCTCCCGCCGCCGAGGCCGTGGCCGCGACCGCGCGCGCCTCGGCCGGGCACGGCGTCCTGGTGGTCGACCCGAACGTGCGCGAGGACCGCACCCTGGACAGCGGCTCCGCCGTACGCCGGCTGCGGGAGCTGTGCGCACTGGCCGGGATCCTCAAGGTCAGCGACGAGGACGTGAGCGCGCTCTGGCCGGGCGCGGCCCCGGAGGACACCTGTGAGCGGCTTGCCGCGGAGAACCGGCTGGTGGTCCTCACCCGGGGCCCGGCGGGCAGTACCGCCTTCGGCCGGGAGTTCGGGCGGGTCTCGGTGCCCGCGGTGCGGGTGGAGGTGGTCAACACGATCGGGGCCGGCGACGCGTTCATGGCCGGGACGCTCAACTGGCTCGGCGATGCCAAGGCGTTCGGCGGCGGCGCGGTGCGGCTGTCGCGCGAGGGCGCCGCGGAGATGCTGACGTTCGCGTCGCGCGTGGCGGCCTCCGTCGTCGCGCGGTCGGGCACCGAGCCGTCGCGCCCCGGGGCCGGCCCCGGCCGCTGA
- a CDS encoding glycosyltransferase family 2 protein, which produces MPLPRLGVVIVTMGTRPVELAALLASVEKQDVPAARVVLVGNAAPLTDITADVTRIPLAENLGCPGGRNVGLRALSESGEVDVVVELDDDGLLIAEDVFRRVQRLFADDPGLGIVGFRVADEHGVTERRWVPRLRAGDPMRGGAVTAFLGGGHAFSMAMLDGIGRWPAEFFFGHEESDLAWRALDAGWTIRYEPELVLQHPRTSPARHATHYRFTARNRVWLARRRLPAALIPVYLGVWISLTMARMRSAAGLRAWWGGFAEGLRTPCGPRRPMKWRTVWRMTRLGRPPVL; this is translated from the coding sequence ATGCCATTGCCACGCCTCGGAGTCGTCATCGTCACGATGGGCACCCGCCCCGTCGAGCTGGCCGCACTGCTCGCCTCGGTGGAGAAGCAGGACGTGCCGGCGGCGAGAGTGGTCCTGGTCGGCAACGCGGCGCCCCTCACCGACATCACGGCGGACGTGACCAGGATCCCGCTGGCGGAGAACCTGGGCTGCCCCGGTGGCCGCAACGTCGGACTCAGGGCGCTGAGCGAGTCGGGGGAGGTGGATGTCGTCGTCGAACTGGACGACGACGGCCTGCTCATCGCCGAAGACGTGTTCCGCCGGGTCCAGCGGCTGTTCGCCGACGACCCCGGGCTCGGCATCGTCGGGTTCCGGGTCGCTGACGAGCACGGGGTGACGGAGCGGCGCTGGGTGCCCCGGCTGCGCGCCGGGGACCCGATGCGGGGAGGCGCGGTGACCGCCTTCCTCGGCGGCGGACACGCCTTCTCGATGGCGATGCTCGACGGGATCGGCCGGTGGCCGGCGGAGTTCTTCTTCGGACACGAGGAGTCCGACCTGGCCTGGCGTGCGCTCGACGCGGGCTGGACGATCCGCTACGAACCCGAACTCGTGCTCCAGCACCCGAGGACGTCCCCGGCCCGGCACGCGACCCATTACCGCTTCACCGCCCGCAACCGGGTGTGGCTGGCCCGCCGGCGCCTCCCGGCCGCTCTGATCCCGGTCTACCTCGGGGTCTGGATCTCCCTGACCATGGCGCGGATGCGCTCGGCCGCCGGTCTGCGGGCCTGGTGGGGCGGGTTCGCCGAGGGACTGCGGACGCCGTGCGGGCCGCGCCGGCCGATGAAGTGGCGCACCGTGTGGCGCATGACCCGGCTCGGCCGCCCTCCGGTCCTCTGA
- the bla gene encoding class A beta-lactamase produces MHTRTSLSRRAVLAGLAALPLAGCAGAPDDASPASFSSPAPSGPASADPRTERAFRDLERKFDARLGVHALDTGSGRTVTHRPDERFAFASTCKALLVGAVLDKNSLRQMDRLVRYGRDDLVSASPITERHVDTGMTLRELSDAAIRYSDNTAANLLFHELGSPYALQKALRSLGDEVTRCDRYETALSDATPGDPRDTSTPRALATDLRAYVLGSTLPADKRAVLTDLLRRNTTGDHTIRAGVPDHWQVGDKTGTGGYGTRNDIAVIWPPGAAPITLAVLSRRSTKDAERDDALIAGAAKVAIGAIGALG; encoded by the coding sequence ATGCACACTCGAACTTCGCTGTCCCGTCGTGCCGTACTGGCCGGACTCGCCGCCCTGCCCCTCGCCGGATGCGCGGGCGCCCCGGACGACGCCTCGCCCGCCTCCTTCAGCTCGCCGGCCCCTTCGGGCCCGGCCTCCGCCGACCCCCGTACCGAACGGGCATTCCGTGACCTGGAGCGGAAGTTCGACGCCCGGCTCGGGGTCCACGCGCTCGACACCGGCAGCGGCCGGACCGTCACCCACCGGCCGGACGAGCGTTTCGCCTTCGCCTCCACCTGCAAGGCGCTGCTCGTCGGCGCCGTACTGGACAAGAACTCGCTGCGGCAGATGGACCGGCTCGTACGCTACGGCCGAGACGACCTCGTGAGCGCCTCGCCCATCACCGAGCGGCACGTCGACACCGGCATGACGTTGCGCGAGCTGTCCGACGCCGCCATCCGTTACAGCGACAACACCGCCGCCAACCTCCTCTTCCACGAACTCGGTTCCCCCTACGCCCTGCAGAAGGCCTTGCGCTCACTCGGTGACGAAGTCACCCGCTGCGACCGCTACGAGACCGCGCTCAGCGATGCCACCCCCGGCGACCCCCGCGACACCAGCACCCCCCGCGCCCTGGCCACCGACCTGCGCGCGTACGTCCTGGGCAGCACGCTTCCCGCCGACAAACGGGCCGTGCTGACCGACCTGCTCAGGCGCAACACCACCGGTGACCACACCATCCGCGCGGGAGTTCCCGACCACTGGCAGGTGGGCGACAAGACGGGCACGGGCGGCTACGGCACCCGGAACGACATCGCCGTCATCTGGCCCCCCGGCGCCGCCCCGATCACCCTGGCCGTCCTCTCGCGACGCTCCACCAAGGACGCCGAACGGGACGACGCCCTCATCGCCGGAGCCGCGAAGGTCGCCATCGGCGCGATCGGAGCGCTTGGTTAG
- a CDS encoding sortase domain-bontaining protein, translating into MPERPECPLRIPAVGLKAVLVPEELDRDGQLPLPRGKDRASWVGSSATPGERGTAVLAGHVDTTSGPAAFSNRGPAKPGMAVSVARRDGTTAHFTIDEVAVYPKDEFPDSAV; encoded by the coding sequence CTGCCGGAACGGCCCGAATGCCCGCTCCGGATCCCCGCCGTGGGGCTGAAGGCCGTCCTCGTACCGGAGGAACTCGACCGTGACGGGCAACTGCCGCTGCCCCGGGGCAAGGACCGGGCGAGCTGGGTCGGTTCCTCCGCCACACCGGGGGAGCGCGGGACCGCCGTCCTCGCGGGACACGTCGACACCACCTCCGGCCCCGCGGCGTTCTCCAACCGGGGCCCCGCCAAGCCCGGCATGGCGGTGTCCGTGGCCCGCCGTGACGGGACCACCGCGCACTTCACGATCGACGAGGTGGCCGTCTACCCGAAGGACGAGTTCCCTGACTCCGCCGTCTAG
- a CDS encoding LysR family transcriptional regulator gives MLTERHLEIFVALADEEHFGAAAQRVGMTQPPLSQGLRRLEALLGVRLFDRERGVFLTEEGALLLPHARRALAALAELRETGAREQADGRRLRIGLAPEVPAPLAAEAAAAPVRAGERARIAMVTASTATLLADVAAGRVDIAVIRHPSVLHGLAAGRVILLPTWVLSPAGVDAGGGRAAPRLPVAVRPRAEAPAAHDLFVDTLASRGRRVETVVVSDERAALALVAAGQAVLVTADEALTASGVERRTATDPPLPLRLRVAWDPRRPGALETAGTAQLLEDALARKVAP, from the coding sequence TTGCTCACCGAACGACACCTGGAAATCTTCGTCGCCCTGGCGGACGAGGAACACTTCGGTGCGGCCGCCCAGCGTGTGGGTATGACCCAGCCGCCGTTGTCGCAGGGCCTGCGGAGACTGGAGGCACTGCTCGGGGTGCGTCTGTTCGACCGTGAGCGGGGGGTGTTCCTCACCGAGGAGGGGGCGCTGCTGCTTCCGCACGCCCGCCGCGCCCTGGCCGCCCTCGCGGAGCTCCGCGAGACCGGGGCCCGGGAGCAGGCCGACGGCCGGCGGCTGCGGATCGGGCTTGCCCCGGAGGTGCCGGCGCCGCTGGCCGCCGAGGCGGCGGCGGCCCCGGTCCGGGCGGGTGAGCGTGCCAGGATCGCCATGGTGACGGCGTCGACGGCCACACTGCTCGCCGACGTCGCGGCCGGACGGGTCGACATCGCCGTGATCCGGCATCCGTCCGTGCTGCACGGTCTCGCCGCGGGCCGGGTGATCCTGCTGCCGACCTGGGTGCTGTCCCCCGCCGGGGTCGACGCGGGCGGTGGCAGAGCCGCGCCACGCCTGCCCGTCGCGGTGCGTCCGCGTGCCGAGGCGCCCGCCGCGCACGACCTGTTCGTCGACACCCTGGCCAGCCGGGGCCGTCGCGTGGAGACCGTGGTGGTCTCCGACGAGCGCGCCGCCCTCGCCCTCGTGGCGGCGGGTCAGGCGGTGCTCGTCACGGCGGACGAGGCGCTGACGGCGTCCGGGGTGGAGCGCCGGACGGCGACGGACCCGCCGCTGCCCCTGCGTCTGCGGGTCGCCTGGGACCCGCGCCGTCCCGGTGCGCTGGAGACCGCCGGGACGGCGCAGCTGCTGGAGGACGCCCTGGCCCGGAAGGTGGCACCGTGA
- a CDS encoding LPXTG cell wall anchor domain-containing protein, with translation MNARRSTRLTALLVVPAALTLCAAVPAMAHDGHVAGSTAKAADGDTYQIDLNQLNSSGAGGTALVSVEGDRLTVKIEAEGLVPGQPHAQHIHGSTDGHDFRCPDMSADKDGDGIVSTAEGLPVYGDINISLTTKGDTSKNSGLAVDRMPVADKDGKLSYSRTIPVSQAVAEHIKDLHVVQHGIDPNNNAKYDFGKGKSELDPKLPQEATAPASCGMVKGAAVGSMPVGGVETGGGSTAGVESPGLFAAGGAALLAAGGLFVVRRRTRTADARHDG, from the coding sequence GTGAATGCCCGCCGTTCAACCCGTCTCACCGCTCTGCTGGTTGTGCCCGCCGCGCTCACGCTCTGCGCGGCCGTGCCCGCCATGGCGCACGACGGCCATGTCGCAGGCAGCACGGCGAAAGCCGCCGACGGCGACACGTACCAGATCGACCTGAACCAGTTGAACAGCTCCGGCGCCGGCGGCACGGCCCTGGTGAGCGTGGAGGGCGACAGGCTCACGGTGAAGATCGAGGCCGAGGGACTGGTCCCCGGCCAGCCGCACGCGCAGCACATCCACGGCTCGACCGACGGCCATGACTTCCGCTGCCCGGACATGAGCGCCGACAAGGACGGTGACGGCATCGTCAGCACGGCCGAGGGTCTGCCGGTGTACGGGGACATCAACATCTCCCTCACGACCAAGGGCGACACGTCCAAGAACAGCGGCCTCGCCGTCGACCGGATGCCCGTCGCGGACAAGGACGGGAAGCTGAGCTACTCCCGGACGATTCCCGTCTCGCAGGCCGTGGCCGAGCACATCAAGGATCTGCACGTCGTCCAGCACGGCATCGACCCGAACAACAACGCCAAGTACGACTTCGGCAAGGGCAAGAGCGAACTCGACCCGAAGCTGCCGCAGGAGGCCACCGCCCCGGCGAGCTGCGGCATGGTCAAGGGCGCCGCGGTCGGCTCCATGCCCGTGGGCGGCGTCGAGACGGGGGGCGGGAGCACCGCGGGTGTGGAGTCGCCCGGTCTGTTCGCGGCAGGCGGTGCGGCACTCCTCGCGGCAGGCGGGCTGTTCGTCGTACGGCGCCGGACGCGCACGGCGGACGCCCGGCACGACGGCTGA
- a CDS encoding class F sortase: MNGTPDEGAHRTRARRRNVTLIALTAALLLTGGLLLALGTSRQQPAPPPAADRGSPAATGQPPVRQGAEPATPSGKPDTAPASEEPYTAALPASRPVRITIPSLKVASTLEELGLGKDRAMETPRDPDKAGWYRPGATPGAVGPAVIAGHVTWNGAPGVFFGLGKLRPGDRISVRRADGRSADFTVDRTAVYPKDRFPTVEVYRNLDHAGLRLITCGGDYSRNDSRYADNVVVYATLTGSHGPA, from the coding sequence ATGAATGGGACACCCGACGAAGGCGCGCACCGCACGAGGGCCCGGCGGCGCAACGTCACGCTCATCGCCCTCACCGCCGCCCTGCTCCTGACCGGTGGGCTGCTGCTGGCTCTGGGAACGAGCCGGCAGCAGCCCGCTCCGCCCCCCGCCGCAGACAGGGGCAGTCCGGCCGCCACCGGCCAGCCCCCGGTGCGGCAGGGGGCCGAGCCCGCGACGCCGTCCGGGAAACCGGACACCGCCCCGGCCTCCGAGGAGCCGTACACCGCGGCGCTGCCCGCGTCCCGGCCCGTCCGCATCACGATTCCCTCGCTCAAGGTGGCCTCCACCCTGGAGGAGCTCGGGCTCGGCAAGGACCGCGCCATGGAGACCCCTCGGGACCCGGACAAGGCGGGCTGGTACCGACCCGGGGCCACGCCCGGAGCGGTCGGCCCCGCCGTGATCGCGGGTCATGTCACCTGGAACGGCGCGCCCGGGGTGTTCTTCGGGCTCGGCAAGCTCCGTCCCGGTGACCGGATCAGCGTCCGGCGCGCGGACGGGCGGAGCGCCGACTTCACCGTCGACCGGACCGCCGTCTACCCCAAGGACCGGTTCCCCACCGTCGAGGTCTACCGCAACCTCGACCACGCCGGGCTCCGCCTGATCACCTGTGGCGGCGACTACTCCAGGAACGACAGCCGCTACGCCGACAACGTCGTCGTGTACGCCACCCTCACCGGCAGCCACGGTCCCGCCTAG
- a CDS encoding carbohydrate ABC transporter permease yields the protein MSTSVSTPEVSPAGAPADAAAPRKARKGPGRARVWATRAPLLPALIFLIAVTQLPFVATVVISFFDWNSLSPDSRSFNAFANYGEVFSDPSLRDSVFTTVWLTAGVVIVSVVLGLLLALLLDRAFIGRGFVRTLLITPFLLVPVSAALMWKHLLYNPEYGLLNGGWAWFTGLFGVDTPAQPDWISDMPLAAVAAALIWQWTPFMMLILLAGLQSRSAEQMEAARLDGANAWQMFCYLTLPHLRRYLELGVLLGSIYIVQNFDAVFTITAGGLGTANLPYTIYQTFYQAHEYGLASAAGVVVVIGTIVVATFALRVVSSLFSEEANRA from the coding sequence GTGAGTACCTCCGTATCCACCCCGGAAGTCTCGCCCGCCGGAGCACCCGCTGACGCCGCCGCACCCCGCAAGGCCCGAAAGGGCCCCGGCCGGGCCCGGGTCTGGGCCACCCGCGCCCCGCTGCTCCCCGCCCTGATCTTCCTGATCGCCGTGACCCAGCTGCCGTTCGTGGCAACGGTCGTGATCTCGTTCTTCGACTGGAACTCGCTCTCGCCCGACTCGCGCAGCTTCAACGCGTTCGCCAACTACGGCGAAGTGTTCAGCGACCCGAGCCTGCGCGACTCGGTGTTCACCACGGTCTGGCTCACGGCGGGCGTCGTGATCGTGAGCGTCGTGCTCGGGCTCCTCCTCGCCCTGCTGCTCGACCGCGCGTTCATCGGCCGGGGATTCGTGCGCACCCTGCTGATCACCCCGTTCCTCCTGGTGCCCGTCTCGGCGGCGCTGATGTGGAAGCACCTGCTGTACAACCCCGAGTACGGCCTGCTGAACGGGGGCTGGGCCTGGTTCACCGGACTGTTCGGCGTCGACACCCCCGCTCAGCCCGACTGGATCTCCGACATGCCGCTGGCCGCGGTCGCGGCCGCGCTGATCTGGCAGTGGACCCCGTTCATGATGCTCATCCTGCTCGCCGGACTGCAGAGCCGGTCCGCCGAGCAGATGGAGGCCGCACGGCTGGACGGTGCGAACGCCTGGCAGATGTTCTGCTACCTGACACTGCCGCACCTGCGCCGCTACCTGGAACTGGGCGTACTGCTCGGCTCCATCTACATCGTGCAGAACTTCGACGCCGTGTTCACCATCACCGCCGGCGGACTCGGCACCGCGAACCTCCCCTACACGATCTACCAGACCTTCTACCAAGCTCACGAATACGGACTGGCGTCCGCCGCAGGCGTGGTCGTGGTGATCGGCACCATCGTCGTCGCGACCTTCGCCCTGCGCGTGGTCTCGTCCCTCTTCAGTGAGGAGGCGAACCGCGCATGA